The following proteins are encoded in a genomic region of Pyrus communis chromosome 11, drPyrComm1.1, whole genome shotgun sequence:
- the LOC137707452 gene encoding photosynthetic NDH subunit of subcomplex B 3, chloroplastic-like yields MVALQLSSCCSSFCSLPFNLINSNITNSHSTLRPSKPLISFSRAKIRAVSASQESQSEAIQPEQPPSVDFAFVSSVLLPDQTPDVHLRQACGGQKLRNIMLDSNIDLYGPYSRVLLNCAGGGTCGTCMVEIVQGKELLTPRTDKEKEHLKKKPKNWRLACQTTVGKPDSRGLVVVQQLPEWKAHEWKYEEVLVDPAQSS; encoded by the exons ATGGTTGCTCTCCAACTGAGCTCTTGTTGTTCATCTTTTTGCTCCCTCCCATTTAACTTGATCAACTCCAACATTACCAACTCCCATTCAACTCTCAGACCTTCCAAGCCCCTCATCAGTTTCTCCAGAGCAAAAATTAGAGCAGTTAGCGCATCCCAAGAGAGCCAATCTGAAGCCATTCAACCCGAGCAACCCCCTTCCGTGGATTTCGCATTTGTTAGT TCAGTTTTACTTCCTGACCAAACACCAGATGTGCATCTTCGTCAAGCCTGTGGAGGGCAGAAACTTAGGAATATAATGTTGGATTCAAATATCGATTTGTATGGACCATAC AGTAGAGTTCTGCTGAATTGTGCTGGAGGAGGAACCTGCGGGACATGCATGGTGGAG ATTGTTCAAGGAAAAGAGCTGTTAACCCCTCGCACAGACAAAGAGAAGGAACACCTTAAAAAG AAACCAAAAAATTGGAGACTTGCTTGCCAAACCACAGTGGGGAAACCTGACTCCAGAGGGCTG GTTGTTGTCCAACAGCTACCGGAATGGAAAGCCCATGAATGGAAATATGAAGAGGTCCTGGTAGACCCTGCCCAGTCTTCATAA